Proteins found in one Oscarella lobularis chromosome 16, ooOscLobu1.1, whole genome shotgun sequence genomic segment:
- the LOC136196902 gene encoding uncharacterized protein — protein sequence MATMLGCSERTVHRRLREAGLSVSRSFTDISDEELEEAVADVNRHFSRHGYRLVTAHLHSRGIRVPRRRVRECLSLVDPEGVALRWGNTIHRRTYNVAGPNALWHVDGLHALIRWGLVIHGGIDGYSRMPVYLQCSANNRSTTVMQCFQRAIGEFGIPSRVRGDRGRENIAVAEWMIATLGAGRGSYIAGRSVHNQRIERFWRDVTVASAGTFREIFYYLESENLLDPDSPADLFCLHYVFIPRIQESLDCFRSAWAHHRMSTERGRTPMQLFVSGVLGGLLPHFHHSYDASDGDAIDIDHYGIDWNGPIPEDVGDSVPVEDLPEIISDEALERLRVTIDPLRDDEEYGIALYRSVADFVDEHM from the exons ATGGCAACAATGTTGGGTTGCTCAGAGCGAACAGTCCATCGAAGGTTGAGAGAAGCCGGTCTTTCAGTATCGCGGTCCTTCACAGACATATCAGACGAAGAGCTTGAGGAAGCTGTTGCAGATGTCAATCGGCATTTCTCAAGGCATGGATATCGGCTTGTCACTGCTCATCTTCATTCCCGTGGAATACGGGTTCCTCGTCGAAGAGTCAGAGAATGTCTTTCATTGGTAGACCCGGAAGGAGTTGCTCTACGATGGGGCAACACCATTCACCGACGTACTTACAACGTGGCTGGCCCCAATGCACTTTGGCACGTTGATGGGCTCCATGCCCTTATTCGATGGGGCCTTGTCATACATGGAG GAATTGACGGGTACAGTCGAATGCCCGTTTACTTGCAGTGTTCAGCTAACAATAGGTCGACTACGGTTATGCAATGCTTTCAACGCGCAATAGGAGAATTCGGAATCCCTTCCAGAGTTAGGGGAGACAGAGGAAGAGAGAACATAGCTGTGGCCGAGTGGATGATCGCGACTTTAGGGGCTGGACGAGGAAGCTATATTGCTGGCCGTTCGGTCCATAACCAGAGAATAGAGAGGTTCTGGAGGGATGTGACTGTAGCGTCAGCGGGAACATTCAGGGAGATATTTTACTACCTCGAAAGCGAGAACCTTCTGGATCCTGACTCTCCAGCAGATTTGTTCTGCCTTCACTACGTCTTCATTCCCCGAATTCAAGAAAGCTTAGATTGTTTTAGGAGTGCGTGGGCACACCATCGGATGTCAACggaaagaggaagaacgCCAATGCAG TTATTTGTCTCTGGAGTCCTAGGCGGTCTTCTACCTCACTTCCATCATTCATATGACGCAAGTGATGGTGACGCTATTGACATTGACCATTACGGCATCGATTGGAACGGCCCAATTCCAGAAGATGTCGGCGATTCCGTTCCTGTCGAAGATCTTCCTGAAATTATTTCCGATGAGGCCTTGGAGCGATTACGAGTGACCATTGACCCCTTACGCGACGATGAGGAATACGGCATTGCCCTGTATAGATCCGTGGCGGACTTTGTTGACGAACATATGTAG